One genomic region from Colletes latitarsis isolate SP2378_abdomen chromosome 10, iyColLati1, whole genome shotgun sequence encodes:
- the LOC143346331 gene encoding androglobin — translation MSKESGRSKKSKDIVQKPAVLSKPQPVTLFLGLDDMKTLSSETVPGLSPCWNHFIYVAQSRDIPLDSKDVKPPLARWKIYRWLKWAIDEGIIDPVDYFVPIRSLKIVSPLKSFERSIVNRFSDATPEEPLQNEDIDDKTASEKSDRKKKHRDRSKESTKNTPKGSQKKTAKDLYKKTPDDLPVDISFWVDFNKMEPYVKEVHFFYKLDYFQYTAKISDHLIGRRLSDQRSETKKGSKRSSPTREPEFIDVHCWPQKMSETRNEPLYIFTDSLEEKFFLINFSTFQVSVDIPATVPTLGEGDSETTNSSTPSVANRDYLIVEKHSWFYRPKRSNSLVYILTAGTKSTVMELKSGRHLLRVYCRSESNCFVTISSDTVFRLGDRRRIYQLMSTESETIDQLAKHISNSVSSAYQSFGTERYLEALTIYYNCYMPPVQNLKNKNKVFYNHIHDCFIDEEVQLIRKILPADQVPDVLWSLRIFFLNPAIGLQCLNPISTMLRNIRESNVPKYLRGNPFHGSEFSLNRSALDKNRAAVIIQSFFKTLLIRKYKQIHDPSHQQHQRVLENLARAIELFNYNKRESIANQLLRNILRHFDRLQEIYPCSRDFEYTLQLQELTGTLANVKPNQWLPIARFTVNPQTMKTVFAGVDLFVGLPRFSVRVFNNETGGEMLRTVNNVVPTRYQYTPLGYTIIGYGWSEDQAFKELPWTMNVITMKGQPVFHSLNDEMAPFGLTHLPLLVTEELSNIYVPNADKRVSKWIVRVAKPSVLSFRLRTSYDKAKIVFRVTDEKGNVLSQIKGTSVVILPVIHLGLQPEPSQMQFKAENIKGSANNDRLSNGDESENIEDTTEEKLNEDESKVSQESMGYRIYYAEAFVLNDSWPLMKTEWAAVMEVKAKVTVSLVRTKSSTVSITGRSSKTEAPRTRKGSRQANDGGQVPESPYWVLQVVADFGSDIEVLQDRTKEKQIVEMKEAWSKENPDSLQRGRELREAFITKHEIKQESSTVDVKRQSFIYAGRSSAKRDSKTIVDCCLEIPTSKMEARTEKPFQLLRLPSLNLSDYKIKEEEEDTPWVKTPHDEEVLSNIRKMNVVYAKEDYNHVLEEMHGLLQSRVERYRELFSKHKDSFWERRALLEDVYEARKSYIGTTKPVSVRSSKKSARSKKSTKSKRV, via the exons ATGTCTAAGGAGAGTGGTCGATCGAAAAAATCCAAGGACATCGTCCAAAAGCCAGCAGTGTTGAGCAAACCCCAACCAGTTACTTTATTTCTCGGTTTGGACGATATGAAGACGTTATCTTCGGAAACTGTGCCCGGTTTGTCCCCCTGTTGGAACCATTTTATTTACGTTGCACAGTCTCGCGACATTCCTTTGGATTCCAAAGAT GTGAAACCTCCTCTGGCGAGATGGAAGATCTATCGCTGGTTAAAATGGGCTATCGATGAAGGTATAATCGATCCAGTAGATTACTTCGTACCCATTCGCTCTTTAAAGATTGTTAGTCCCCTGAAAAGCTTCGAGAGAAGTATAGTGAATAGATTCAGTGATGCAACACCGGAAGAACCATTACAAAACGAAGATATCGATGATAAAACCGCATCAGAGAAATCTGATCGGAAGAAGAAACATCGCGACAGATCAAAAGAATCCACAAAAAATACACCAAAAGGATCCCAAAAGAAGACGGCAAAAGACCTCTATAAGAAGACGCCAGACGATCTTCCAGTGGACATCAGTTTCTGGGTAGATTTTAACAAAATGGAGCCCTACGTGAAAGAGGTCCACTTCTTCTACAAATTAGATTACTTTCAATACACCGCGAAGATCTCGGATCACTTGATCGGCAGACGGTTGTCCGATCAACGATCAGAGACGAAAAAAGGCAGTAAAAGAAGCTCGCCGACCAGAGAACCCGAGTTTATCGACGTTCACTGTTGGCCTCAGAAAATGTCTGAAACCAGGAATGAGCCTCTGTACATCTTCACCGACTCCTTGGAAGAGAAGTTCTTCTTGATAAACTTTTCCACGTTCCAGGTTTCTGTCGATATTCCAGCAACTGTTCCTACGCTGGGTGAAGGCGATAGCGAGACAACAAATTCCTCGACTCCATCAGTTGCGAATCGGGATTATCTGATCGTAGAGAAGCACAGTTGGTTTTACAGACCGAAAAGGTCCAACAGTTTGGTTTACATCCTGACCGCTGGAACGAAGTCAACAGTAATGGAATTGAAATCGGGAAGACACCTGCTGCGAGTGTATTGTCGATCCGAGTCTAATTGTTTCGTAACGATCTCTTCAGACACGGTCTTCCGCTTAGGAGACCGGAGAAGGATATACCAACTGATGTCCACCGAGTCAGAGACAATTGATCAGTTAGCGAAGCATATAAGTAACTCTGTGAGCAGCGCCTATCAGTCGTTTGGTACAGAAAGGTACCTGGAAGCTTTAACGATTTACTATAACTGTTACATGCCACCTGTCCAGAacctaaaaaataaaaacaaagtcTTCTACAATCACATACATGATTGTTTCATCGACGAAGAAGTGCAGTTGATCCGGAAGATCCTTCCTGCAGACCAGGTTCCAGACGTTCTGTGGTCGTTGAGGATATTCTTTTTGAACCCTGCAATTGGTCTGCAATGCCTCAATCCGATATCGACGATGTTGAGAAACATTCGCGAATCGAACGTGCCTAAATACTTAAGAGGAAACCCATTTCACGGCAGCGAATTCTCGTTAAATCGTAGCGCTCTGGATAAGAATCGCGCGGCGGTCATTATTCAGTCGTTCTTCAAGACGCTACTGATCAGAAAGTACAAACAGATCCACGATCCCAGTCACCAGCAACACCAACGGGTTCTAGAGAATCTGGCGAGGGCGATCGAGCTGTTCAACTACAACAAACGCGAGTCCATAGCCAACCAACTGCTGAGGAACATATTGAGACACTTCGACAGGCTTCAGGAGATATACCCGTGCTCCAGAGACTTCGAGTACACGCTACAATTGCAAGAACTAACTGGAACGTTGGCGAACGTCAAGCCAAATCAATGGTTGCCTATCGCGAGATTCACGGTGAATCCTCAAACCATGAAGACCGTTTTCGCAGGCGTTGACCTGTTCGTCGGTTTGCCTAGGTTCAGTGTGCGCGTCTTCAACAACGAGACTGGAGGAGAGATGCTGAGAACGGTAAATAACGTCGTTCCAACTCGTTATCAGTATACGCCATTAGGGTACACGATCATCGGCTACGGTTGGAGCGAGGACCAGGCATTCAAGGAGTTGCCATGGACGATGAACGTAATCACTATGAAAGGACAGCCGGTGTTCCATTCGTTGAACGACGAGATGGCACCTTTCGGGTTAACGCACCTTCCTCTTTTGGTAACCGAGGAGTTGTCCAATATTTATGTACCAAACGCGGACAAACGCGTTTCAAAGTGGATCGTACGGGTAGCGAAACCCAGCGTATTATCGTTCAGGCTAAGGACATCCTATGACAAAGCGAAGATCGTGTTTAGAGTGACAGACGAAAAGGGGAACGTGTTGTCTCAGATAAAGGGAACGTCGGTGGTCATCCTGCCGGTTATTCATTTGGGGTTGCAACCCGAGCCTAGTCAGATGCAGTTTAAAGCAGAGAACATCAAAGGCAGTGCTAATAACGATAGGCTTTCGAACGGAGATGAAAGCGAGAATATAGAGGATACCACGGAGGAAAAGCTTAACGAGGATGAAAGTAAAGTTAGCCAAGAGTCCATGGGCTATCGAATTTATTACGCAGAGGCTTTCGTTTTGAACGATAGCTGGCCGCTAATGAAGACAGAATGGGCTGCTGTGATGGAGGTTAAGGCGAAGGTCACGGTTTCTCTCGTTAGAACGAagtcgtcgactgtttcaattacAGGCAGGTCGTCCAAAACTGAAGCACCGAGGACGAGAAAAGGTTCAAGGCAGGCTAACGATGGCGGACAAGTACCCGAGTCTCCTTATTGGGTTTTGCAAGTAGTCGCTGATTTTGGGAGCGATATAGAG GTATTGCAAGACAGAACGAAAGAGAAGCAAATAGTTGAGATGAAGGAAGCCTGGTCGAAGGAGAATCCCGATAGTCTGCAGCGCGGCAGAGAGCTCAGAGAAGCCTTTATAACTAAACACGAGATCAAACAGGAGTCTTCGACGGTCGACGTGAAAAGACAATCCTTCATCTACGCCGGTAGGTCCTCCGCGAAGCGAGACAGTAAAACAATTGTCGACTGTTGCCTGGAGATTCCAACGTCCAAGATGGAGGCAAGAACGGAGAAACCGTTTCAGTTGCTTCGACTTCCTTCTTTGAATCTGTCGGACTATAAAATCAAGGAGGAAGAAGAGGACACACCGTGGGTGAAGACTCCGCACGATGAAGAGGTACTGAGCAACATTCGCAAGATGAACGTCGTCTACGCCAAAGAAGACTACAATCACGTTCTCGAAGAGATGCATGGCCTGTTGCAAAGTCGGGTAGAGAGGTATCGCGAGCTTTTCAGCAAGCACAAGGATTCGTTTTGGGAGAGAAGAGCCTTGTTGGAAGACGTATACGAAGCCAGGAAGTCTTATATCGGTACCACGAAACCAGTGAGCGTCCGGAGTAGTAAGAAAAGCGCGAGAAGTAAGAAGAGCACGAAGTCGAAGAGAGTTTAA
- the LOC143347119 gene encoding uncharacterized protein LOC143347119 has protein sequence MYISTIDNNLNDVVDCLPHLTTAILSVIKLLSLQLNRKNIQQIFASVEEEWELLEIEGDVHILDEITRNGSRIAQLYRRTLLSSLVMFLLLPLSNPMLDIVVKLNETRPREQLFKLYYFVDGEEHFYSIYCHLSLCAVICILMIVTADSLYMILAHHASGMFIVCGYKIKEAIKNNNVNKNGRVEKDSVYREVRQCVIFHKKAIRFFKFLDGMNRKNFLLQIGCSVIGISVTAFQTVVHIGQPDEAFRYGLFFAAQKFHLFYISLPGQIISDHSTEIASDMYCSEWYRTPVEVQKVLFQLQMRSRKSCELSAGGLYNMNIENFGTTVMHINEPDEAIRYALFFIAQNFHLFYISLPGQLISDSSLNIAYSMYDFEWYEAPVKIQKVLFMMQMRASKPCQLTAGGLYDMNIQNFGTTFKTCISYFTMLLSMKE, from the exons ATGTATATATCGACAATCGACAATAATTTGAACGATGTCGTCGATTGCCTGCCGCATTTGACGACAGCTATTCTTagcgttataaagttattaagccTTCAATTGAATAGAAAAAAT ATACAACAAATATTTGCCTCCGTGGAAGAGGAATGGGAATTATTAGAAATTGAAGGTGACGTGCACATTTTGGATGAAATTACTAGAAACGGGAGTCGAATTGCACAATTATACAGAA GAACCTTATTATCGAGTTTGGTAATGTTTTTATTGCTTCCGTTGTCTAACCCCATGTTGGATATCGTTGTAAAGCTCAACGAAACCAGACCTCGCGAGCAATTATTTAAACTTTATTACTTCGTAGATGGCGAAGAACACTTTTACTCAATATATTGTCATTTGAGTTTGTGTGCAGTCATTTGTATACTAATGATAGTCACCGCTGACTCTTTATACATGATTCTAGCTCATCATGCCTCTGGAATGTTTATCGTGTGCGG ATATAAGATTAAGGAagctataaaaaataataatgtcAATAAAAATGGACGTGTCGAAAAAGACAGTGTATATCGAGAAGTCAGACAATGCGTGATATTCCACAAAAAAGCCATTCG ATTTTTCAAGTTTCTGGACGGAATGAATAGAAAGAATTTTTTACTCCAGATCGGATGTAGCGTCATCGGTATCAGCGTCACAGCTTTTCAa ACTGTAGTGCATATCGGCCAACCTGACGAAGCTTTCAGATACGGTCTGTTCTTCGCTGCCCAGAAGTTTCATTTGTTCTACATCAGTTTACCTGGACAAATCATTTCTGATCACAGTACGGAAATCGCTAGTGACAT GTACTGCTCGGAATGGTATCGAACCCCAGTAGAAGTGCAAAAAGTACTGTTTCAACTACAAATGAGATCGCGTAAATCCTGTGAGCTGTCTGCAGGGGGATTGTACAACATGAACATAGAGAATTTTGGAACG acTGTAATGCatatcaacgaacctgacgaagctATCAGATATGCTCTTTTCTTCATTGCTCAAAACTTTCATTTATTCTACATCAGTTTACCCGGGCAATTGATTTCTGACAGTAGTTTAAACATTGCATATAGCAT GTACGACTTCGAATGGTATGAAGCACCGGTGAAAATACAAAAAGTACTATTCATGATGCAAATGAGAGCCAGCAAACCGTGTCAATTGACTGCTGGTGGATTGTACGATATGAACATACAGAATTTTGGAACA ACTTTTAAAACGTGCATATCGTACTTCACAATGTTGCTGTCGATGAAAGAATAA
- the LOC143347206 gene encoding putative odorant receptor 71a yields the protein MPLFLDIVLPLNETRLKQQLFKLNYLVDNDKYFYHIYFHSIWTSALGVAVIVTADSMYMLITHHACGLFAMCGYQIKEMSQSFDQNGLNTDKEKIIYQKFKNCAIIHKRAIQFYELVNEINQRSFLLQIGLNMIGISVTAVQMVMNLNNIGEAFRIGVFLGSQQFHLFFNSLPGQSLVDHSLQLLDDLYNSKWYQAPVRMQRVIYMMQIRSGVPCTLTAGGLYDMNIENFGVIFKSCMSYFTMLLSLRE from the exons ATGCCTTTGTTTCTGGACATCGTTCTACCATTGAATGAAACACGATTAAAGCAGCAATTGTTCAAGCTTAACTACTTGGTAGACAATGACAAATATTTCTATCACATATATTTTCATTCTATTTGGACTTCTGCCCTTGGTGTGGCCGTTATTGTCACCGCAGATTCCATGTACATGCTAATAACTCACCATGCCTGTGGATTATTCGCCATGTGCGG GTATCAGATTAAAGAAATGTCACAAAGTTTCGATCAAAACGGTCTTAACACTGACAAGGAGAAAATCATATATCAAAAGTTCAAGAACTGCGCCATAATCCACAAAAGAGCAATACA GTTTTACGAACTCGTTAATGAGATAAACCAAAGAAGCTTTTTGCTACAGATCGGGCTGAATATGATCGGCATCAGCGTGACAGCTGTCCAA ATGGTTATGAACCTAAATAACATCGGTGAAGCATTTAGGATTGGTGTTTTCCTCGGGTCACAGCAATTTCACTTGTTCTTCAACAGTCTGCCTGGTCAAAGTCTCGTGGATCACAGTTTACAATTACTCGACGATTT ATACAACTCCAAATGGTACCAAGCGCCAGTGAGAATGCAACGAGTGATTTACATGATGCAAATAAGATCCGGCGTACCGTGCACATTGACTGCAGGTGGATTATACGACATGAACATAGAAAACTTTGGCGTG ATTTTTAAATCCTGTATGTCGTATTTTACGATGTTGCTGTCATTGAGGGAATAA
- the LOC143347207 gene encoding odorant receptor 4-like, with product MSFAEFITSLRNNDIDRVLESLPVIATDFITMIKLANLNFNRKKFRKLYGLVISEWESLKFKDEVKTLDGVTRKGCKIAFLYRNTLLGFVSIFAILPLMPLFLDIVLPLNETRLKQQVFKLNYLVDNDKYFYPIYFHSVWTSFLAVTAIVTIDSMYMLITHHACGLFAMCGYQIKEMSQSFDQNGLNTDKERALYQQFKNSAIIHKRAIQFYELVNEINQRSFLLQIGLNMIGISVTAVQTVMNLNNIREAFRIFLFFGAQQFHLFFNSLPGQSLVDHSLQLHDDLYTSKWYQAPVRMQRVIYMMQIRSGVPCTLTAGGLYDMNIENFGVIFKSCMSYFTMLLSLRE from the exons ATGTCTTTTGCAG AATTCATCACGTCATTGCGCAACAATGACATTGATAGGGTGCTGGAGTCTCTACCAGTTATAGCTACGGATTTCATTACAATGATAAAATTAGCAAACCTTAATTTCAATAGGAAAAAG TTCAGAAAGTTATATGGCCTTGTGATAAGTGAGTGGGAGTCATTGAAGTTTAAAGATGAAGTAAAAACTTTGGACGGAGTCACCAGAAAAGGATGTAAAATTGCATTTCTATACAGAA ACACATTATTAGGATTTGTGTCCATATTCGCTATTCTTCCGCTAATGCCTCTGTTTCTGGACATCGTCCTACCATTGAATGAAACACGACTGAAACAGCAAGTGTTTAAGCTTAACTATTTGGTGGACAATGACAAATATTTCTATCCCATATACTTTCATTCAGTTTGGACTTCATTCCTTGCTGTGACCGCGATTGTCACCATAGACTCCATGTACATGCTAATAACTCACCATGCCTGTGGCTTATTCGCCATGTGCGG GTATCAGATTAAAGAAATGTCACAAAGTTTCGATCAAAACGGTCTTAACACTGACAAGGAAAGAGCCCTATATCAACAGTTCAAGAACAGCGCCATAATCCACAAAAGAGCAATACA GTTTTACGAACTCGTTAATGAGATAAACCAAAGAAGCTTTCTGCTACAGATCGGACTGAATATGATCGGCATCAGCGTGACAGCAGTCCAA ACGGTTATGAACCTAAATAACATCAGAGAAGCATTTaggatttttcttttcttcgggGCACAGCAATTTCACTTGTTCTTCAACAGTCTGCCTGGTCAAAGTCTCGTGGATCACAGTTTACAATTACACGACGATTT ATACACCTCCAAATGGTACCAAGCGCCAGTGAGAATGCAACGGGTGATATACATGATGCAAATAAGATCCGGCGTACCGTGCACATTGACTGCAGGTGGATTATACGACATGAACATAGAAAACTTTGGCGTG ATCTTTAAATCCTGTATGTCGTATTTTACCATGTTGCTGTCATTAAGGGAATAA
- the LOC143347208 gene encoding uncharacterized protein LOC143347208 has protein sequence MSFAECFTSLRNNDIDRVLESLPVIATDFITMIKLANLNFNRKKFRKLYGLVISEWESLKFKDEVKTLDGVTRKGCKIAFLYRTTLLGFLALFAIIPLMPLFLDIVLPLNETRLKQQVFKLNYLVDNDKYFYPIYFHSVWTSFLAVTAIVTIDSMYMLITHHSCGLFAMCGNQIKERTQSFEEDNDNATKERALYQQFIDCALIHKRTIQFYEHINDMNELSFLIKIGVNMMALSLTAVQLTMNLNNIGEAFKIGLFLGAQQFHLFFNSLPGQSLVDHSLQLLDDLYTSKWYRAPVRMQRVIYMMQIRSGVPCKLTAGGLYVMNIENFGVVYSGDNYFLMEVPIYYYYLFLIAGN, from the exons ATGTCTTTTGCAG AATGCTTCACGTCATTGCGCAACAATGACATTGATAGGGTGCTGGAGTCTCTACCAGTTATAGCTACGGATTTCATTACAATGATAAAATTAGCAAACCTTAATTTCAATAGGAAAAAG TTCAGAAAGTTATATGGCCTTGTGATAAGTGAGTGGGAGTCATTGAAGTTTAAAGATGAAGTAAAAACTTTGGACGGAGTCACCAGAAAAGGATGTAAAATTGCATTTCTATACAGAA CCACATTATTGGGATTCTTGGCCTTATTCGCTATTATTCCGCTAATGCCTCTGTTTCTGGACATCGTCCTACCATTGAATGAAACACGACTGAAACAGCAAGTGTTTAAGCTTAACTATTTGGTGGACAATGACAAATATTTCTATCCCATATACTTTCATTCAGTTTGGACTTCATTCCTTGCTGTGACCGCAATAGTCACCATAGACTCCATGTACATGCTAATAACTCACCATTCCTGTGGATTATTCGCCATGTGCGG GAATCAGATTAAAGAAAGAACACAAAGTTTCGAAGAGGACAATGATAACGCTACAAAGGAGAGAGCCCTATATCAACAGTTCATCGACTGCGCGCTCATACACAAAAGAACAATACA GTTTTACGAGCACATCAATGATATGAACGAACTAAGCTTCTTGATAAAGATCGGGGTAAACATGATGGCTCTCAGCCTGACTGCTGTCCAA TTGACTATGAACCTAAATAACATCGGTGAAGCATTTAAGATTGGTCTTTTCCTCGGGGCACAGCAATTTCACTTGTTCTTCAACAGTCTGCCTGGTCAAAGTCTCGTGGATCACAGTTTACAATTACTGGACGATTT ATACACCTCCAAATGGTACCGGGCACCAGTGAGAATGCAACGGGTGATTTACATGATGCAAATAAGATCCGGTGTACCGTGCAAATTGACTGCAGGTGGATTATACGTCATGAACATAGAAAACTTTGGTGTG GTCTACTCTGGGGACAACTATTTCCTCATGGAAGTACCAATATATTACTATTACTTATTTCTAATAGCTGGGAACTAA